One window of Perca flavescens isolate YP-PL-M2 chromosome 6, PFLA_1.0, whole genome shotgun sequence genomic DNA carries:
- the mcl1b gene encoding induced myeloid leukemia cell differentiation protein Mcl-1b encodes MNIIPTKRAALTTGVMSCFIHPQNGVVEGPILYGSGNSSPQIAMGSAKESHNGNAGSNDTPKRPKNLGVNGYVTKHHREDSEDLDDGSLPCTPEPDAELEVPSCPAGDAVLANDTRQLIGRFLRDFTGLSKPQWNESRALATMKRVVEDVLEKHRYAYNGMVNKLSLDERTDDASFVSAVAKSLFADGTTNWGRIASLIAFGAVVSQYLKERGSENCVELVGQEISTYLLTDQRDWLVKNNAWDGFVEFFRVADPESTVRNTLMAFAGFAGIGATLALLIR; translated from the exons ATGAATATTATTCCGACGAAACGGGCCGCGTTAACGACCGGAGTCATGAGCTGTTTTATCCATCCTCAAAATGGAGTCGTGGAGGGACCCATCCTCTACGGCTCAGGGAATTCCTCCCCGCAAATTGCAATGGGCTCAGCTAAAGAATCTCACAACGGAAATGCGGGGTCTAACGATACCCCGAAACGACCCAAGAACCTGGGAGTGAACGGGTATGTAACAAAACACCACCGGGAGGACAGCGAAGACCTCGACGACGGCTCGTTGCCGTGTACTCCGGAGCCAGACGCCGAACTCGAAGTCCCCAGTTGCCCGGCAGGCGATGCAGTATTGGCGAACGACACGAGGCAACTCATTGGCCGTTTCCTGAGAGACTTTACTGGACTTTCGAAACCACAGTGGAATGAAAGCCGAGCACTAGCCACAATGAAAAGAGTTGTGGAGGACGttttggaaaaacacagatacGCATACAATG GTATGGTCAACAAATTGTCACTGGATGAAAGAACGGATGATGCCAGTTTTGTCAGTGCAGTAGCCAAGAGCCTCTTTGCAGACGGAACCACCAACTGGGGTCGTATCGCCAGCCTGATTGCCTTCGGGGCAGTGGTGTCACAATACCTGAAGGAGCGAGGCAGTGAGAACTGTGTGGAGCTGGTGGGACAGGAGATCTCCACGTATTTGCTAACCGACCAGCGGGACTGGCTGGTCAAAAACAATGCCTGG GATGGCTTTGTCGAGTTCTTCAGAGTAGCAGATCCAGAGTCCACAGTGAGGAACACACTCATGGCCTTTGCTGGATTTGCTGGTATTGGGGCGACACTGGCCCTGTTGATCAGgtga